From the Triticum urartu cultivar G1812 chromosome 4, Tu2.1, whole genome shotgun sequence genome, the window GAGACCTCCCACGCACTTGCCTCTAAGAAGAACCCTCCTCATGTCCAAGTCCTTAACCAAAAAGAAGTAAGGATAGAATTCAATGAGAACACGATTATCAAGGGTAAATCTATGAACAGAAAGAAGATTTTTTGATGTTTCAGGCACATATATAATTCTGTTTAGATTGAAATTTTTTAAGGGGTTTTTGACAATTGAACTACCAACATGAGTAATGTCCATACCAGAACCACTTGCAGTGTGCACTTGGTCATGTCCACGGTACTTGTTCCTGATGGTCAGCTTGTCGAGCTCCCCCGTGATGTGGTTGGTAGCACTAGTATCTGCATACCAGTTTGTGTCGATGCCGTAGGAGTTGGTGAAAGCGTTTGCCTCCTTCTCCTCATACTCCTCGTCCTCCTCATAACGCCCCCAGCATGCACGAGCGCCTCCTCGATGATGCTTGAGACAGATCTGGCACTCGGGATAATCCCGGTGCTGTTGACGTTGCCGATTCTGTTGTTGGGGACGGCCACCTCGAGCGCCCCTATTGCTGCTGCTTGGAGCAGAGGGAGAGCGCCTCCCTCGACCGCGCCCCCTGGTCCCACATGCGCGTGCCCTGGACCTGTACTGGCCGCGGCCTCTGTACGCTAGGTTCGCTGAAGTGTTGAATCCTCCTTCTCCATCGCCCAACATCTCCATGCGCTGGTCGAAGGCGGCGATCTGAGCAAAGAGCTCGTCAACGTTGATGGAGGTCTTGACAACACCAATGGCCGCCACCACCAGATCATAGTCGTGATTCAATCCGGCGAGCACGTAGTCCACCATCTGGGATCCGAGACCGGGCATCCTGCCGCCGCGAGTTCATCCCCGAGACTCTTCATCTTGGAGATGTACGCCGTGCTGGACATGCTGCCCTTCTTTGTCGTGGTGATGGCGATCCTCAAGTTGGTGATGCAGGATTGGGACTGCGATGCAAACAGGGTGGTGATGCCGGTCCACAAATCATAGTTATTTTCCTTACCAACGAACTGCGCGAGGACTTCTTTGGAGAGGGAGTTCATCAGGTAGCTGAGGACCTGTTGGTCCTTTGATAGCCATGGCGCATAAAGTGGATTGGGTACCACTTCCATGGTCTTGTCCGACTTCTGTTGCTCCACCGTGGTCGGGGGCGCCGCGTCGGTTCCATCCAGGAGCCCCGTGACCTGCGCTCCTCGCAGGCCGGGCATGACCTGGGCCTTCCACAAGAGGTAGTTCCCCTTGCTAAGCTTTTTGGCTGGTGGAGGTCCGAGGTTGAGGACGACTGGTGCCGAGCTGGAAGACATGGCGATGGGGATTGGCTTCTGGTAGCGATGGGGATTGGCTTCTGGTAGCTAGACAGGAAGAGAATAGGCTCTGTATACCATGTAAGATTGAAGCGTTCCTACTCTCCGGAAGGAGAGCCGCATGGGTATTTATTGATCTGGGCGTAATATGCCGTGAGGTATAAGAAGCAGTCGATCGCTAGGATACAACTGTCGTACAGGAGACCAGGAAGAATACGACGAGAAAGAGGGAGTAGAGATAGATACAGATGAGATTACAATAGCAGGTTTAAACTATTTCTAACAAACCCCTCCACAACTGCAGTTAGAGCGTCCACTACGACCGGTTCTTCATGTGGACGTTGCTGCTTGAGAAAATTTTAATGGTTGATGCTCTGCTATGACGTGGATGGGAAAACAACTATTTCTACCCTTTGTGTGAAAGAAATCTTGAAACACCATCACACCTGATCATTGAATGTCCTTGGTCACGCAAAATCTAGGATGCGATCGCTTCGTCGGCTAGCTGCCGACGCTAAAGCCCATGGCGTGGACAGGACCGGCGGTAATCATGGGCTGGATGGTGCAGTGCTATGCAAATGCATCAGGGGCAAATAAGAAAGGAGTGCTGTCACTTACCCTATTGGCAGCAGCACGGCTGTATTTCGTGGATGCTTAAGGGCGACTCGATCACTGATTTTTTTTGCGATTGCTAATGGACACCGTAGGAGATGCTCTATGGCTTACTAAGAATGTTTCCTATGGCTTACTAAATTCATACAAAAAaatgtttttttctttttgtcCTTTGCCTTTTCTATTTTGTTCTTCTTCGCTTTGatttttcttctcttctttttggGCCGCTTTTCAAAATTATTCATTTGGATCAAGTGTTTCCACATCGGTGGCCTGGATCTTGTGGATGAGTGATAATAAGTTGCTTATTGAGAAGGTCCTTTTGTGTCATGCTGCTGACTCTAGGTTTTAAGTTTTTGGCTTTTATGCAGCAGTGACAACCCCTCTTTAAGCGGTAGGACATGAGTTTGCTGGATGTCAGGATTGTCGTTCCTTAGTTAGTCCACTGTCACCTCTTTGCGATTTCCTAGTCATAAGGCTCCTTGGGCCTTGAGGCGCCTTCGACCGTTTTCTTTCCCTCATTCGGGTATGCTTATAGTGTTTTCCCAACACACTATTTGTATGTTTTGCTTTCGGATGTGGCGTTGACATGGTGTATGAACATTAGTTATTGTTGCTTATACCTTTTTTTCCAGGTATTGTTGCTTATACCTATAAAGCGAGACAAAAACTTTTTCGGGAGATAGGATGAATAGGAGAGAGAAATATTATCACGTGGATAACAATTGGGGAAGACCACATTGGTCAGCATTGAAGCCGCGCTGGCTGGGTGGAGGGATGAAACTTTCCTGGTTTGGAAAATTAAGGTGAAACTTGCCCTGTTCTATTCACTGACTAAGTCTTGAAGTTTTTACACATATAATCCGTTTGGTTTTGTAGAGACTGGTGATCTTTTGCCCTTCGAAGCATGTCAGTTGTTTTGTTCCTCTGTTGAGCCACTTGATGTTGTATGTATCTATGTGTATGTGAAATTTGCAATGTGAGAGCATATACTCATATACCATATTTTTTCGCTTTATTCAGAAAGCACAGGTTGGAACCGGATGTTCAATATCAGAACTTGCAAAGGGAGACGATTGAGGTCTCAACAAGACATCTTCGGCGATGTTCGCACACGTGGACGACGGCGGCCAGACGGAGCGCTCGGGTTCGGATAGGGGCCGGGGTCCAAGGCCGGACCGGACACGCCAAGCGTTTGTTATCACCTGCCGCATCCACCTGCATGCATGCAAACCACCAAAGGCCGTACGTATCTGAACGAACTCTCGATCATCTCGGTTCATCGATCTCAAACCCTAATTAAACCCTTCCAAAGCTTCAGGATTTCCACTTTTTATATTCCTCTGGCGGATCTCGCGCGTATATACACCGACCGCGCCCATATCTATACGCGCTCATGCCGCCGGCTGTCGTGCCCGTCGAAgacggcggctgcggcggcgccAAGGAGGAGGCCGTCTGCGAAAGCTGCCACGTCGCGTGGTCGGCGTGGCTGACCCGCCTCGGCCGGTGCCTCCTCGCCTCCACGCTCCACCCGTGTCACGCCGCGCTCGGCCTCTCCCCGCCGCCGGCGCCCTGCTTCGCCTCTTTCCCCGCCGTCGTCCGGGGCACGCTCTTCCTCCCGTCAACCGGCGACCGCCGCGTCCGCCTCTTCCTGCACGAGCACGCGGCGCCCGCGGAGTCCGCCGCGCCCGCGCCGATCCTGGTCCTCGACCTGCCGGCCGGCCTCGTGGGCGcggacatcgccgccgccggcaGGATCGTGCTCGAGTGCCAGCGGGAGTGGGCCGGCAGCGGAGGCGCTCTCCTGGAGTCGCCGAAGTGGCTGGTGTACTGCAACGGCAGCCGCGTGGGGTTCGCGGCGAGGCGGGAGACCATGTCCGACGGGGAGGGGTGGGCGATGGAGAAGCTCTGGGCCGTGACCGCCGGCGCGGGGCGGCTTCCCGGCGGAGGGGTGGAGTACCTGCGGGGCCAGTTTGAGAGGATCGTCGGGTCGGCCGATGCGGAGTCGTTCCACCTCGTGGAGCCGCTGGGGTGGCTGGGAGTTCACGGCGTCGGCGGCCTTAGCGTCTTCTTCCATCGGATTTGATGGAAAACTACATTGAACTTTTGCATATACAAGACGAGGTGCCAATTGGCTACTTACCATCAAACTCTTCACAAATCAGTGGATGGAAACAATTTTTTTTCCTTTGTGCTCCACAGCTATCAGAAGCAGTAAGTTAAGAGCATTCATGGTGGTGCACGGTGTGACAAATACAGtattcttttcttctttccaAAACGGAATTACCCATGCACCCAAGTGCATATATCCATTAGACTGTACTCCCTCGATCCTTTTTATGTACTAGTCAATGtatacgtgcaatgcacgttaatttaaaagtatattaagtgcatacAGATATTAAGTATGATATTATTTGTCTGTTATTATGTGATTAACACTATATTTGGCATAAAATTAACTGCATGCTAAACGTGTtaagcgctcgacattgaagcactctaggtcgttggattgacatgatttgatgacGGAGATTAATTGAATCAACCCCTTTAGGTCTTTTTATTTATAATACTAGTATCAATTACTTTTTCGCGGGAATGGTAGGATATCAATTAAATGCCAGATTTCAAGGGATAGTATTGAGTCAAAACGTGTTTATAATCAATGACATCGTGTTTTGTGCTCATCATTGGAGTGATTTAATCCGCTAGATAACATGATTTGACGGTCGATATGGTTTGGATCTGCCcatttgggtctttttatattggtatagatagcTAGCAAtaatgtacgtgcaatgcacgtttatATTAGGTAGGATATTAGTTGCACGTTATATTAGATAAGATATATTTGTTGCACGTTGATATTTGGTAATATATCAATTACTTTTTCGCAGGAATGGTATGATATTAATTACACGGCAGATTTCAAGGGATAGCGTTGAGTCAAAACGTGTTTATAACCAATGGCAGTGGTGGGTAATTAGAGCGTTAAACATGTTTGATGCTCAACATTGGAGGGATTTGAACCGCTAGATAACATGATTTGACGATGGAGATGATTTGGATCTGCAcatttgggtctttttatattggtatgtatgtatgtatgtatgtatgtacgTATGTATTCTCAGGAGTACACAACcattttcctatatatatatataatattggTATAGATACAAAACCATTTAGTCTTATCCTAAGTTAAgactagtagaatgcccgtgcgttgccacgggcaaTGGATACATTTTTTGCTGGTTGCATATATAAATATTTTAGTGGTTCAACATCTGTCGTGTACTTGCAATTCTTATACACACCAACTGATATTGTCGAACTTTGTTACAACACCATATCCACACCCAGCCGCTACTATCACAGTGGGTAAGTTGCTACTTAGTAAACAAATAAATAATAATCATTTTAACTCTGCAACATACCGTAAATTTATTGTTAATGATGGGGAATCTACTTGGTTTTTGCTTGTTTGGTGGCATGGGGCTACTCCTTTATGTTCTTCCTTCCCTCTTCCTTTTTCCTTCTGTGGCAATTCTGAGATAACTATTTATCATCTTGCCTACTTTGGTTGCCATTTGGCCTTCCGTCGCTCCCTTTCTCATGCAGATTTGGAACAGTGGCATCAGCTTGCTGCCACCTTCCCCTCGCTCTCGGAGACTTCAGATTCGGTGGTCTAGCCTCATTTCTCCTCGGGGTGTTTTATTGGTGAAGTCGCTTTACCGCAAGCTCATTTCGGGTTCTATTACTCTGAAGTTCAAGGGTGTTTGGAGGGCTTGTGTTCTGCTTGAAATCTAGACCTTCCTTTGGCAAGCTATTTGTGGAAAGCTCCATGCTGCTGCGTGTTGGGATCAAATTCGGAAGCGTAATGCTCGGGTTGCGGCTACGTGCTCTCTTTGTTCTCAGCTAGAAGATTCTAACCATATTTTATCTTCTTATGATTTTGCGATCCTACCGTGGAGCTGTACTCGGCGGTCTCCGTCTAGTTTCGCTCAGTTATTACTTATTGTCAGTTCTTTGTTTGGGTAGTTGTGGCGTGTTTTCTGGCCTGGCTTTGCTGCAGTCATTTGGACTCTCTGGATGACCCAAAATAAGTTTACCATTGAACATGTGTTCCCTTCGAAATCAGTTGACATTATTTTTAAATCTCTTAAAGCCTTTGATTAAGACCTGCGATGTGGACGCCACAGATATGCTTATCTCACGCGCCAGGGCTATGGCTATCTCTCTATCTCCAAGGGCGCAACCTACTGCTTAGCAATCGTCAGGTTGTCTTTAGCTAGCTTCTATTTTTGGTACCTGGTTGTGGCCTGTGTGCCTAAAGTTGAACTTGGTCTGTTGGGTTGTGCGTGTTGTTGTGCTGCCGTGGCATTTGATTGTATGGGTGTGACAATGTTGTGAACCTTCTATGGCTTTATTTGTAAAGTTGGGCAATGGTCTTTTCTCTAAAAAGAAGTGTTTACCATTGATTTGGCACCCAAACTATTCTTTTAAATGATATATCTCTGCAACCCTATACAAGAAATAAAGGCATTTCTTTGCAAATGGAACTAAATCCCAAGGAATATTTTTGTGCAAAGATACTTTTGAACATTGTAACATAATAGCGACAAATAACTCTGATATGCTCCTTGCTTCTGTATGATTAAAATATCCACCTTTCAAATGAGAACGTGTGTCACCACCACCATTGCTGACCACAAACTCCCATTCGTAATATTGCTAAGAGTAGTAAAGATTACATGAACCCATCCTAGCAACAGGATAATTGGGAACAATGAAAGAACAATTAGAACTATACATACGAAAATAAGCTAGCGCTCGCAGTGTTCCCTAAAATAAAATTTGGACAACATGCCAACGCAGCAAAAAAACCCTTCTCAACAGAAGTTGTTGTACTACATATAGAAAGTGATAATCAACATCAAGGCAGGGAAGAAATTAAAAAGAAGACGCATGCTACTTGCATCCAATTAGGATAAAGAACATGGAAAGTATCACTTGTGAACCGACTGGGATAGAAATACATAAAGGATCCATCAACACCCAACCATTTTACAATTAACTGCATTTATTTGACATTATTTAGCATAAAATAAATTGGAACGAAATAGTCCGACGTAAAAGGAAGTACTGTAGAGGGGCATTGATTCATGTAACCCATTCCTTGCGCGTCCGATAACAGGAGGTGGAGCCTGTGGAAACACAAAGAAGGATAAGCCCAAAAGCATGATGCAACCCAATCCAACGTAAGGGAGAGGGAAAGTGGCACTCTAGCTCTGAAAAAAAGACCTCATTTCTAGAATTCACCTACACTCAATGTCGTCGTTCGCTCGCCAAAGGAGGGCTCGACGTGGACTCGCCGTTTCCATTCACGTGTTCGGCACGCCCATCCCCATAGTTGTGGTCGACTACACCATACCACACCATCAAGACCGATCTCAAACAATATTGGTCTTCTCCTCTGCGATGTCACTGCCCTAGCGCATACCAGAGATGTCCTACTATCGGCTTCAGGACACCGGCCATGACCTCCAAGAGGAGGAGCACAAGTCCGGCTCCAAGGCCTCATGGCAATAGCCGCCAGACCATTGGTTTCACAAGGAGAAGCAATGGTAGCACCGGAAGACGAGGTTAGAGCATTTTTAATAGACGGTCCATATGTAAAAATAACCAACTTTTGGATCTTTTGAGGCAAAAAACTGCTCTCCAACATATGGTTCATATGCAAAAAAATAATTACATCTCCGCCTCCCGGTGATGCAAAATTCAACACCTCGAGGTGCAAATTTACATCTCCGGAGGCAGGAGATGTAAAAACCGCAGCCGCCGCCAACGCCCAACCGCTCTTCATTTCCTTTCCCCCCTCCCCACTTCTTCCTCCCGCCCGCCGCgcctgtaacaccctcgatgcgactatatctcccacgtgtcgaggcacgacttagaggcataatcgcattgaaggcatatgtcacaagttaggcaatcttcacaacatcccatgtaatatagataataaaaaggggagataacatagttggcttacactcgccacgtcaatcaagtacataaataacattacatcatccaaacactcatggcccgactacggcgccaaaataaaagataacccaacatgcgacacggtcccgatcacccccaactggacaccactactgatcatcaggaaaggaaacatagtaacgttgagagtcttcgtcgaactcccacttgagctcaagcgcgtctcctggagcggaatcatcaggccttgcatctggtgtaacagtaatctgtgagccacaaggactcagcaatctcgcaccctcgcgatcaaggctatttaagcttataggtaaggcaaggtaaaatatgtggagctgcagcaagcgactagcaaaaatatggtggctatcctgttcgcaagagagagagcgagaagaggaggcaaagcgcgagcgagaaactagagagcaacctgcgcaaacattactccaacaccgtgtccacttcccggactccgccgagaagaggccatcacggtaacacactcagttgattcattttaattaagttaaggttcaagttatctacaaccggacattaacaaattcccatctgcccataaccgcgggcacgactttcgaaagttcaaatccctgcaggggagtccccacttagcccatgataagctctcacggtcaacaaaggaatagacctcctcccaagacgttccgatcagactcggtatcttggttcttcaagacacttcaacaggttaaaacaagaccagcaacaccacccgaatgtgccgacaaatcccgataggagctgcacatatctcgttctcagggcacactcagatgagacatcctacgagtaaaaccaacccttaagttgccccgaggtggccccgcagtctactcggtcggaccaacactcagaggagcactggcccggggggggggggttaaataagatgaccctcgggctccaaaaacccaaggaaaaaaagaggctaggtggaaaatggtaaaaccaaggttgggcattgctggaaaagctttaatcaaggcgaactatcaaggggttcccattataacccaaccgcgtaaggaacacaaaatccgtgaacataacaccgatatgacagaaactagggcggcaagagtggaacaaaacactaggcgagaggccgagccttccaccctttaccaagtatatagatgcattaagataacaagataatataatgatatcccagcaagtaaataaatgttccaacaagaaacgctctccaatcttcacctgcaactagcaacgctataagaggggctgagcaaagcggtaacatagccaatcaatggtttgctaggacatggtgggttagaggtttgacatggcaatttggggggcttgaaagcaagtggtaggcatcgtagaattggcatagcaaaagagcgagcaaactagcatagcaaagatagtagtgatttcgagggtatgatcatcttgcctgcagagttgtcagagttgactggatcctcgaaagcaaactcaacgggctcttcgttagcgaaatcgtctcccggctctacccaaacaagacaaacgaagaacaaggacacaatcaaccacatgcaaggatcaaacaataagatgcaatgatgatatgctatgcgggaagcatatgcaagatttgacaagggatgcatgaacctggcctaaacctggaaatccaagtgttccactggaaaggtgagatgaaatcgcttgaaaacgatataaagaacaccggaatcagagttacggtttggaaatggcaagcgattcaaatatgacgtcggtctgcgatttacagcaagtagccatctaaatgcaacgataaggacatgctacagcacccaaacatgacaacaaaatacatggcagggatgcattcatgatgcttaacaaaagtctagcactgagctacggccaaaacatccattaacaggttcaaacaagcatggcaaaaatgcatatggtaaacaaatttcagacttagtgaaattaacacttgtctggaattttagatcaggtagcactcttcggagcaacaaaactacatgctacaggacctgaacatgtcaaagtaaaacatggcatggatctactcaaagggcttaacaaaagtcccttagtgaccttgagccaaaagggatcagaaaatacaattgcaaacatgtgaacatggcaaaaacataatcagatcacagacttagtgaaaactggagcatgctgaaaacagatatcaagtaggcatgtttacgagctcgatgcactcactacggagcaattCATAAAAAGATAAGCATACACCTATCAAGAACACataaaatgcaagctagacatggcaagaacagtagcatagcatgcacggatcaactacaacatcatcggcaaaattgcaaacaagttgtcaatctgcccagattcacaaagtagcaaaagtagagctcgattgactcaagctagggtgctccataattgaaaacaaagacatggatggatagagcactacaaaattaacaaaacatccttactgatcatcctcaaaagaggcacggatcactaggaaagaacatgaacatatggccatatgagataaacagatcaaggacttcgtggaattgctaagtccctgaaatcagaattaccaagtgtctcacttggcaagcttgtgctagtcaccacacacatcacaaaaatacatgggttgcacctctggaaagatgacaaaacccttaacaaaacatatgtagaactcatgggcatatcatgcacacaataatcatggcaaaaatgacaaaaagctaaatggagcagcagatctgtcAATtctctcaagtagccctcttctaacagcatttcgggcatcaagatgaactcaaatgaaaatgatgcaatgggatgaaatgatgtactctctgagatgaacattttgatatgctatatgcccaaaacggagctacggatgcaaagttatagcattATGAAGATGGGCACATGATCTAGGGTTTTCTGAGAAAAGTCAAccctaaaaaaacagatctcAGATCCGAAGCGCGGAAACCGAGGCGGCCGGATCTTCGCCGCAATCACTATAGACGGCGGCGACGGGCGAGGAAGAAGTAGCCGGAGCAGGGCGGTGGCCGGACTTCCACCGGCGATGAGGTGGACGGCGGAGGCGGG encodes:
- the LOC125554577 gene encoding protein MIZU-KUSSEI 1-like encodes the protein MPPAVVPVEDGGCGGAKEEAVCESCHVAWSAWLTRLGRCLLASTLHPCHAALGLSPPPAPCFASFPAVVRGTLFLPSTGDRRVRLFLHEHAAPAESAAPAPILVLDLPAGLVGADIAAAGRIVLECQREWAGSGGALLESPKWLVYCNGSRVGFAARRETMSDGEGWAMEKLWAVTAGAGRLPGGGVEYLRGQFERIVGSADAESFHLVEPLGWLGVHGVGGLSVFFHRI